A part of Rhipicephalus microplus isolate Deutch F79 chromosome 8, USDA_Rmic, whole genome shotgun sequence genomic DNA contains:
- the LOC119165866 gene encoding uncharacterized protein LOC119165866 isoform X1 — MKAAGANVVCVLGTLSLLCTLGQGPTYVIAGIGERDIDPLFFYRGNSNGARPPRRAPSLSTIYEEEGHSQREDGRAALERDPSLRGSGGRPMTRFRFQPPRLYLRIANAPPAPPPAPPPNPPRGRNLLGALNRQLRRLNIQRPG; from the exons ATGAAGGCGGCTGGTGCAAATGTTGTATGCGTTCTGGGAACATTGTCTCTTCTGTGCACGTTAGGCCAAGGGCCAACGTACGTGATTGCAGGCATAGGTGAACGTG ACATTGATCCCCTTTTCTTCTATCGGGGAAACTCTAATGGCGCaaggccaccgcggcgggctcCTTCTCTCTCGACGATATACGAAGAAG AAGGACATTCGCAACGAGAAGATGGAAGGGCTGCTCTAGAAAGAGACCCAAGTCTTCGTGGAAGTGGAGGTCGACCTATGACTCGCTTCCGCTTTCAAC CACCACGTTTGTATCTTCGAATTGCCAATGCACCCCCGGCCCCACCCCCGGCCCCACCCCCGAATCCCCCCAGAGGCC GAAATTTGCTCGGTGCCTTAAATCGTCAATTACGACGACTTAATATCCAAAGACCAG GTTAA
- the LOC119165866 gene encoding uncharacterized protein LOC119165866 isoform X3: MKAAGANVVCVLGTLSLLCTLGQGPTYVIAGIGERDIDPLFFYRGNSNGARPPRRAPSLSTIYEEEGHSQREDGRAALERDPSLRGSGGRPMTRFRFQRNLLGALNRQLRRLNIQRPG, translated from the exons ATGAAGGCGGCTGGTGCAAATGTTGTATGCGTTCTGGGAACATTGTCTCTTCTGTGCACGTTAGGCCAAGGGCCAACGTACGTGATTGCAGGCATAGGTGAACGTG ACATTGATCCCCTTTTCTTCTATCGGGGAAACTCTAATGGCGCaaggccaccgcggcgggctcCTTCTCTCTCGACGATATACGAAGAAG AAGGACATTCGCAACGAGAAGATGGAAGGGCTGCTCTAGAAAGAGACCCAAGTCTTCGTGGAAGTGGAGGTCGACCTATGACTCGCTTCCGCTTTCAAC GAAATTTGCTCGGTGCCTTAAATCGTCAATTACGACGACTTAATATCCAAAGACCAG GTTAA
- the LOC119165866 gene encoding uncharacterized protein LOC119165866 isoform X2, whose protein sequence is MKAAGANVVCVLGTLSLLCTLGQGPTYVIAGIGERDIDPLFFYRGNSNGARPPRRAPSLSTIYEEGHSQREDGRAALERDPSLRGSGGRPMTRFRFQPPRLYLRIANAPPAPPPAPPPNPPRGRNLLGALNRQLRRLNIQRPG, encoded by the exons ATGAAGGCGGCTGGTGCAAATGTTGTATGCGTTCTGGGAACATTGTCTCTTCTGTGCACGTTAGGCCAAGGGCCAACGTACGTGATTGCAGGCATAGGTGAACGTG ACATTGATCCCCTTTTCTTCTATCGGGGAAACTCTAATGGCGCaaggccaccgcggcgggctcCTTCTCTCTCGACGATATACGAAGAAG GACATTCGCAACGAGAAGATGGAAGGGCTGCTCTAGAAAGAGACCCAAGTCTTCGTGGAAGTGGAGGTCGACCTATGACTCGCTTCCGCTTTCAAC CACCACGTTTGTATCTTCGAATTGCCAATGCACCCCCGGCCCCACCCCCGGCCCCACCCCCGAATCCCCCCAGAGGCC GAAATTTGCTCGGTGCCTTAAATCGTCAATTACGACGACTTAATATCCAAAGACCAG GTTAA
- the LOC119165866 gene encoding uncharacterized protein LOC119165866 isoform X4, which yields MIVTVDICHLLALDAEAEGHSQREDGRAALERDPSLRGSGGRPMTRFRFQPPRLYLRIANAPPAPPPAPPPNPPRGRNLLGALNRQLRRLNIQRPG from the exons ATGATTGTAACGGTGGATATCTGTCATCTGTTGGCTCTTGATGCGGAAGCGG AAGGACATTCGCAACGAGAAGATGGAAGGGCTGCTCTAGAAAGAGACCCAAGTCTTCGTGGAAGTGGAGGTCGACCTATGACTCGCTTCCGCTTTCAAC CACCACGTTTGTATCTTCGAATTGCCAATGCACCCCCGGCCCCACCCCCGGCCCCACCCCCGAATCCCCCCAGAGGCC GAAATTTGCTCGGTGCCTTAAATCGTCAATTACGACGACTTAATATCCAAAGACCAG GTTAA
- the LOC119165867 gene encoding uncharacterized protein LOC119165867 codes for MNPGCKQCNCQICPECQKRIRANLPAWLKEQPGVKELEEQRRKSEEAGEAGFAGAALLATKASASAERMVASAIGFRPGGSDSSSSTDSSPKTDTSDIGFGVDIGQTRPTSALETPKVIPSKKGHASSAKSATGGDPKSPPAGP; via the exons ATGAACCCAGGTTGCAAGCAGTGCAACTGTCAAATCTGCCCGGAATGCCAGAAGAGGATCCGGGCAAACCTACCGGCATGGTTGAAAGAGCAGCCGGGTGTGAAGGAGCTCGAGGAACAGAGGCGGAAGTCTGAAGAAGCTGGCGAAGCCGGCTTCGCCGGCGCTGCTTTACTGGCCACTAAAGCCTCGGCCTCTGCAGAGCGGATGGTTGCATCCGCCATCGGGTTTCGCCCCGGCGGTAGCGACAGCAGCAGTTCGACAGACAGCAGCCCGAAGACGGACACGTCCGACATCGGCTTCGGTGTCGACATCGGACAGACACGTCCGACATCAGCTTTGGAGACTCCGAAGGTCATTCCCTCAAAGAAAGGACATGCCTCGAGCGCCAAGTCTGCCACAGGAGGGGACCCAAAGTCG CCTCCTGCCGGTCCGTGA
- the LOC119165869 gene encoding uncharacterized protein LOC119165869, translating into MESNRKQCGCMLCPECENIIRAKVRLWLQEQPFSTEVEDQNCKPEAAREAGFSGVPLLAAKYSEAADAVHAYAYRLLECKLDSVESTDSGSKTDTSVVGCCSGKSISEDGDTSVSQVDDGDFPIDPLSSPSQAVDSGSIDKPLDGL; encoded by the exons ATGGAATCCAACCGAAAGCAGTGTGGCTGCATGCTGTGTCCCGAGTGCGAGAATATTATTCGCGCTAAGGTGAGACTGTGGCTGCAGGAGCAGCCTTTCTCGACTGAGGTCGAGGATCAGAATTGCAAGCCCGAAGCAGCCAGAGAAGCCGGCTTTTCGGGGGTCCCTCTTCTTGCGGCTAAATACTCGGAAGCTGCCGATGCAGTTCATGCGTACGCTTATCGCCTTCTGGAATGTAAATTGGACAGCGTCGAGTCGACGGACAGCGGCTCAAAAACTGACACGTCCGTTGTTGGCTGCTGTTCCGGAAAATCCATTTCTGAAGATGGGGACACTTCTGTCTCCCAGGTGGATGACGGAGACTTTCCAATAGATCCCCTATCAAGCCCTTCTCAAGCTGTTGATTCTGGAAGTATTGATAAG CCCCTTGATGGTCTTTGA